One genomic segment of Salarias fasciatus chromosome 8, fSalaFa1.1, whole genome shotgun sequence includes these proteins:
- the tanc2b gene encoding protein TANC2 isoform X11: protein MFRNSLKMLLTGGKANRKSRSSDGGSEDLADPRSPSLEPHLSHIGQGGSIDSDCAFEGDYAVPPLSMTEGMQHIRIMEGVSRSLPSSPLLTHQAISVRLQPVKKLTGESSQELGPPPSVDEAANTLMTRLGFLLGDKVSEGPAGAQYSMEEPEARQGQNQRISPCSTLTSSTASPPAGSPCSTLPPAMPGQAGSKDCAYGSVTSPTSTLESRDSGIIATLTSYSENMERGGKYGEGSRGNLKLWQSQKSGMDSFLYRVDENMTASTYSLNKIPERSLESMSSHSAHSIPLYLMPRPNSVAATSSAHLEDLAYLDEQRHTPLRTSLRMPRQSTTCGPGRSGQDLRVRFAPYRPHDIALKPLLFEVPSITMDSVFTGREWLFQEIDAYLNNPNTGANQGVVVVGNIGFGKTAIISRLVALSCHGTRMRQIASDSPQASPKHGEGLPLTQPQPTHGTLGGGSCPGTPEMRRRQEEAMRRLASQVVAYHYCQADNAYTCLVPEFVHNVAALLCRSPHLVAYREQLLREPHLQSVLSLRSCVQDPLASFRRGVLEPLDALYKERKINSDEDLIVLIDGLNEAEFHKPDYGDTIVSFLTKTINKFPPWLKLVVTVRTTLQEITNALPFHRISLDGLEENDAIDQDLQGYILHRIHSSPEIQNNISLNGKMDNTTFGKLSAHLKALSQGSYLYLKLTFDLIEKGYLVLKSSSYKVVPVNLAEVYLLQCNMRFPTQSSFERALPLLNVAVASLHPLNDEQIYQAINAGSLQGTLDWEDFQQRVDNLSVFLVKRRDGTRMFVHPSFREWLIWREEGEKTKFLCDPRSGHTLLAFWFSRQENKLNRQQTIELGHHILKAHIFKGLSKKVGVSSSILQGLWVSYSTEGLSAALSSLRNLYTPNIKVSRLLMLGGANVNYRTEVLNNAPVLCVHSHLGYMDMVALLLEFGASVDAQSESGLTPLGYAAAGGHMAIVTALCRKRAKVDHLDKNGQCALVHAALRGHMEVVKFLIQSDWSTAPPQQQSPQSQQQAALTKNHAVQQALIAAASMGYTEIVSYLLDLPEKDEEEVERAQINNFDTLWGETALTAASGRGKLEVCRLLLEQGAAVAQPNRRGIVPLFSAVRQGHWQIVDLLLTHGADVNLPDKQGRTPLMMAASEGHLGTVEFLLAQGASLSLMDKEGLTALSWACLKGHLPVVRCLVENGATTDHADKNGRTPLDLAAFYGDSEVVQFLVDHGAMIEHVDYSGMRPLDRAVGCRNTSVVVALLKKGAKIGCQTLPSRPRGPATWAMATSKPDIMIILLSKLIEEGDGFYKKGKVKEAAQRYQYALKKFPREGFSEDLKTFRELKVSLFLNLSRCRRKMNDFGMAEEFATKALELKPKSYEAYYARARAKRSSRQFPEALEDLNEAMKQCPNNREIQRLLQRVEEECRQLTQEEHQQQDLELEPPPSPPPTPPPEEEESLSMPLPPPPEPRLEDMEPVQDLFEDEDYLEQELEAMSMGLPPPESLANPSSLPIIQSPPLSPTHPDQIYLAGGSPMGQPYEYHPTSSSMSSPTRGSYQATSPSLSPTHQNSHYRHSPPHTSPVHQPSYRFSPPPMGTGDHQSPPPSPLRRSAQYRASPPLESVCLYRSQSGSPVRYQTEQLPGRPKSPLSKMSSQRSFQLSSQPSISSQHHQAQGLRLQPSIAQIVRTNQPSSVMGNSSYGGPMGHSMGGRYQGGSVDMESRLVYQPSLDGRSMPQVQASVSSGALCQHGGRGGVMESSLLKDELPQRPSSAYRASSGGPGGIRYSQTPQISRSQSAAYYPVSEHVLERANAMPSCQLGSPEIPHMVRRPVSANTTEMKQHVPTPRPLIHSQSVGLRFSPSSNNISTGSTTSLAPGFRPSSSIPQMEIPLQATYERACDDISPISPSQGGGGLYQGEPTRSRNTPFMGIIDKTARTQQYLQQPSRSRAMTSMDSAISPTSPGQLVHQGSTYSPPASLGNIAYYNKTNNAQNGHLLEEDYYSQTQPPSLGKLANGSRGSGDIMERVSQVPTYPDVKVARTLPVAQAYQDNMYRQLSRDSRTQGPTSPIKPKRPFVESNV, encoded by the exons GGCCAGAACCAGAGGATCagcccctgctccaccctgaccAGCAGCACCGCCTCCCCCCCTGCGGGCagcccctgctccaccctcccccccGCCATGCCCGGCCAGGCGGGCAGCAAGGACTGTGCCTACGGGTCGGTGACCAGCCCCACCTCCACGCTGGAGAGCCGGGACAGCGGCATCATCG CCACTCTGACCAGCTATTCTGAGAACATGGAGCGAGGCGGCAAGTACGGCGAGGGGTCGCGGGGGAACCTGAAGCTGTGGCAGTCCCAGAAATCAGGCATGGACTCCTTCCTGTACAGGGTGGACGAAAACATGACCGCCTCCACCTACAGCCTCAACAAAATCCCCGAGCGCAGCCTGGAGAGCATGTCCTCCCACTCCGCCCACTCCATCCCCCTGTACCTCATGCCCCGCCCCAACTCTGTGGCCG CGACCAGCTCGGCCCACCTGGAGGACCTGGCCTACCTGGACGAGCAGAGGCACACGCCGCTGCGCACCTCGCTGCGCATGCCCAGACAGAGCACCACCTGCGGGCCGGGTCGCTCCGGGCAGGATCTGAGAG tgcGTTTCGCCCCGTACCGACCCCACGACATCGCCCTCAAGCCCCTGCTGTTCGAGGTGCCCAGCATCACCATGGACTCCGTCTTCACGGGCCGCGAGTGGCTCTTCCAGGAGATCGACGCCTACCTCAACAACCCCAACACCGGCGCCAACCAGGGCGTGGTGGTGGTAGGCAACATCGGCTTCGGCAAGACGGCCATCATCTCCCGCCTGGTGGCGCTCAGCTGCCACGGCACCCGCATGAGGCAGATTGCCTCGGACAGCCCTCAGGCCTCGCCCAAAC ATGGAGAGGGGCTCCCCCTCACCCAGCCTCAGCCCACGCACGGCACCCTGGGAGGAGGCAGCTGTCCCGGGACCCCCGAGATGAGGCGGCGTCAGGAGGAAGCCATGAGGAGGCTGGCATCTcag GTGGTGGCGTACCATTACTGCCAGGCGGATAACGCCTACACCTGTCTGGTGCCCGAGTTCGTGCACAACGTGGCGGCTCTGCTGTGCCGCTCGCCGCACCTGGTGGCCTACAGGGAGCAGCTGCTGCGGGAGCCGCACCTCCAGAGCGTCCTGAGTCTGCGCTCCTGCGTCCAGGATCCCCTGGCCTCCTTCAGGAGGGGCGTCCTCGAGCCCCTGGATGCACTTTACAAAG AGAGGAAGATCAACTCCGACGAGGACCTGATCGTCCTCATCGACGGCCTCAACGAGGCCGAGTTCCACAAGCCGGACTACGGAGACACCATCGTGTCCTTCCTCACCAAAACCATCAACAAATTCCCTCCCTGGCTCAAACTGGTGGTCACGGTCCGAACCACGCTGCAG GAGATCACCAACGCGCTGCCGTTTCACCGCATCTCCCTGGACGGTCTGGAGGAGAACGACGCCATCGACCAGGACCTGCAGGGCTACATCCTGCACCGCATCCACAGCAGCCCGGAGATCCAGAACAACATCTCGCTCAACGGCAAGATGGACAACACCACCTTCGGCAAGCTCAGCGCTCACCTCAAGGCCCTGAGCCAGGGATCCTACCTGTACCTCAAACTCACCTTTGACCTCATTGAGAAGGGCTACCTTGTTCTTAAAAGCTCCAGCTATAAG GTGGTTCCCGTGAACCTGGCGGAGGTGTACCTGCTGCAGTGCAACATGCGCTTCCCCACGCAGTCGTCGTTCGAGCGGGCGCTCCCCCTGCTCAACGTGGCCGTGGCCTCGCTCCACCCGCTGAACGACGAGCAGATCTACCAGGCCATCAACGCCGGCTCGCTGCAG GGCACGCTGGACTGGGAGGACTTCCAGCAGCGCGTGGACAACCTGTCGGTCTTCCTGGTGAAGAGGAGGGACGGGACGAGGATGTTCGTTCACCCCTCCTTCAGAGAGTGGCTGATCTGGAgggaagagggagagaagacAAAGTTCCTCTGCGATCCGAG GAGCGGGCACACCCTCCTGGCCTTCTGGTTCTCCCGGCAGGAGAACAAGCTGAACAGGCAGCAGACGATTGAGCTGGGCCATCACATCCTCAAAGCACATATCTTCAAG GGTCTCAGTAAGAAAGTCGGAGTTTCCTCATCCATCTTGCAGGGCCTGTGGGTCTCCTACAGCACGGAGGGCCTTTCAGCTGCGCTCTCGTCTCTGCGAAACCTCTACACTCCCAACATCAAG GTGAGCCGGCTGCTGATGCTGGGCGGAGCCAACGTGAACTACCGAACGGAGGTGCTGAACAACGCGCCCGTCCTGTGCGTGCACTCCCACCTGGGCTACATGGACATGGtggccctgctgctggagttcgGCGCCTCCGTCGACGCCCAGTCGGAGAGCGGCCTCACGCCGCTGGGCTACGCCGCCGCCGGGGGTCACATGGCCATCGTGACCGCGCTCTGCCGCAAGAGAGCCAAG GTGGACCATCTGGATAAGAACGGCCAGTGCGCCCTGGTGCACGCCGCCCTCCGGGGCCACATGGAGGTGGTGAAGTTCCTCATCCAGAGCGACTGGAGCACGGCGCccccgcagcagcagtccccTCAGAGCCAGCAGCAGGCCGCCCTCACCAAGAACCACGCCGTGCAGCAGGCGCTCATCGCCGCCGCCAGCATGGGATACACAGAG ATTGTCTCCTACCTGCTGGACCTGCCGgagaaagatgaagaggaggtggagagggcgCAGATCAATAACTTCGACACGCTGTGGGGCGAGACGG ctcTGACTGCAGCCTCCGGTCGGGGGAAGCTGGAGGTCTGTCGCCTCTTGCTGGAGCAGGGCGCCGCCGTCGCTCAGCCCAACAGACGAGGCATCGTTCCGCTGTTCAGCGCCGTGCGGCAGGGACACTGGCAG ATTGTGGACCTCCTCCTCACGCACGGGGCCGACGTTAATCTGCCGGACAAGCAGGGTCGCACTCCGCTGATGATGGCCGCCTCCGAGGGACACTTGGGCACCGTTGAGTTTCTGCTAGCTCAAG gagcctctctgtctctgatgGATAAGGAGGGCCTGACTGCTCTGAGCTGGGCCTGCCTCAAAGGCCATCTGCCCGTGGTCCGCTGCCTGGTGGAGAACGGAGCCACGACAGACCACGCCGACAAGAACGGCCGCACGCCGCTCGACCTGGCTGCTTTCTACGGCGACTCTGAAGTG GTCCAGTTCTTGGTGGACCACGGCGCCATGATTGAGCACGTGGACTACAGCGGGATGCGGCCTCTGGACCGGGCGGTGGGCTGCAGGAACACGTCGGTGGTGGTCGCCCTGCTCAAGAAAGGAGCCAAGATAG GATGTCAGACGCTGCCCAGTCGGCCCCGAG GTCCAGCCACGTGGGCCATGGCCACCTCCAAACCCGACATCATGATCATCTTACTCAGCAAGCTCATCGAGGAGGGGGACGGTTTCTACAAG AAGGGGAAGGTGAAGGAGGCTGCACAACGCTACCAGTACGCTCTGAAAAAGTTTCCCCGCGAAGGCTTCAGCGAGGACCTCAAGACGTTCAGGGAACTCAAAGTATCGCTCTTCCTCAATCTGTCCCGATGTCGGAGGAAAATGAAT GACTTTGGGATGGCTGAGGAATTTGCTACCAAGGCACTGGAGCTGAAACCAAAATCGTACGAGGCGTACTACGCCAGAGCGCGCGCCAAGCGTAGCAGCAG ACAGTTTCCTGAAGCCTTAGAGGACCTGAACGAAGCCATGAAGCAGTGCCCGAACAACCGGGagatccagcggctgctccagagggtggaggaggagtgtcgccAGCTCACCCAGGAggagcaccagcagcaggacctggagctggagcctccgccctcccctcctcctACGCCTCCCCCAGAAGAGGAGGAGTCCCTGTCCATGCCTCTGCCCCCTCCCCCGGAGCCCCGTCTGGAGGACATGGAGCCCGTGCAGGACCTGTTTGAGGACGAGGACTAcctggagcaggagctggaggccatGTCCATGGGTCTGCCTCCGCCCGAGTCCCTCGCCAACCCCTCCAGCCTCCCCATCATCCAGAGCCCCCCGCTGTCCCCCACACATCCCGATCAGATTTACCTGGCCGGAGGTTCGCCCATGGGTCAGCCGTACGAGTACCACCCcacgtcctcctccatgtcctccccGACCCGGGGCTCGTACCAGGCCACGTCGCCCTCGCTCTCCCCGACGCACCAGAACTCCCACTATCGCCACAGTCCTCCGCACACCTCCCCCGTGCACCAGCCCTCCTACCGCTTCAGCCCGCCGCCCATGGGGACCGGGGACCACCAGAGCCCCCCGCCCTCCCCGTTACGCCGCTCCGCTCAGTACAGAGCCAGCCCGCCGCTGGAGAGCGTTTGTCTGTACAGGTCGCAGTCCGGCTCGCCCGTGCGCTACCAGACGGAGCAGCTCCCCGGCCGGCCCAAGTCCCCCCTCTCCAAGATGAGCAGCCAGCGCTCCTTCCAGCTCAGCTCGCagccctccatctcctcccagCACCACCAGGCCCAAGGACTCCGCCTCCAGCCCTCCATAGCGCAAATCGTTCGCACAAACCAGCCCAGCAGCGTGATGGGAAACAGCAGCTACGGCGGCCCGATGGGCCACTCCATGGGCGGTCGCTACCAGGGCGGCTCGGTGGACATGGAGAGCCGCCTGGTGTACCAGCCCTCTCTGGACGGCCGCTCCATGCCCCAGGTGCAGGCCAGCGTCAGCTCTGGGGCCCTCTGTCAGCACGGCGGCCGAGGAGGGGTTATGGAGTCGAGCCTGTTGAAGGATGAACTACCCCAGCGCCCCTCCTCTGCCTACCGCGCCAGCAGCGGGGGCCCGGGGGGCATCCGTTACAGCCAAACGCCGCAGATCAGCCGCAGCCAGTCCGCCGCCTACTACCCGGTCTCTGAGCACGTGCTGGAGCGTGCCAACGCCATGCCCTCCTGCCAGCTGGGCTCTCCGGAGATCCCCCACATGGTGAGACGCCCTGTAAGTGCCAATACTACTGAGATGAAGCAGCACGTGCCCACCCCCAGGCCCCTCATCCACTCTCAGAGCGTCGGCCTCCGGTTCTCCCCCTCCAGCAACAACATCTCCACTGGATCCACCACCAGTCTGGCTCCGGGCTTCAGgccgtcctcctccatcccGCAGATGGAGATCCCGTTGCAAGCCACGTACGAGCGCGCCTGCGACGACATCTCCCCCATTTCCCCGTCCCAGGGCGGCGGGGGGCTGTATCAGGGCGAGCCCACGCGCTCCCGGAACACACCCTTCATGGGCATCATCGACAAGACGGCGCGGACTCAGCAGTACCTGCAGCAGCCCTCGCGGTCCAGGGCCATGACCTCCATGGATTCTGCGATCAGCCCCACCTCCCCCGGCCAGCTGGTCCACCAGGGCTCCACCTACAGCCCCCCGGCCTCGCTGGGCAACATCGCCTACTACAACAAGACCAACAACGCCCAGAACGggcacctgctggaggaggactacTACTCCCAGACCCAGCCGCCGTCGCTCGGCAAGCTGGCCAACGGCTCGCGGGGCAGCGGGGACATCATGGAGCGGGTCAGTCAGGTGCCCACCTACCCAGACGTGAAGGTGGCGAGGACTCTTCCCGTGGCGCAGGCCTACCAGGACAACATGTACCGCCAGCTGTCCCGCGACTCCCGGACCCAAGGCCCCACATCCCCCATCAAACCAAAGAGACCGTTTGTGGAGTCGAATGTCTGA